TTGGCTTTATGAGTCTTCACAACGAACAGACAGAAAAGTCAGAAGAGTATGCCGCAGCCTGATCGGCGCTAGCGAACACCCAGGAAATCGAAGTTGGTAGACTGTGGGCTGggaaaagaagctctttcaaacgCTGAGAGAAATGATTGAAGTGTCTGGGTCACGTGTCGCAGTTTAATTACAATGGTTCCCGCCATCACAATGCTTAACTCGCAAGATCAATGCAGTGACATTGTGCCTCGCGTTGCGGCTTCATGCCATTACggttcttttgttctttgacAATGCAACTTGTGTACTGTACTCACAAATAACTGCGAAGTTCACGTGTACGCATCGCCgtgatcttgaaaaatcGATCTCATCGGTATCGTAAACCTTTGGCCACCCGACTACTCATAGGCCAAGTACCTGGAAATGACTTCAGGCCAAGACCAGATCGCGGAAGCAGAGTTCGATGAGGGCTACGTAGTAGTCAGGGCTGATTCCGAAACTTCTGAAGCCTTCGAAAATGTTGGCGAGGATTTAGATGAACAAGATGAGCAAGATGAGCAGGATGAGCAGGATGAACTAGATGAGCAAGGCGATACGTATGACCAGCCGTATTATGAAAAGACAATCAAGGAGATTGCAAAGGGTGACCGCTACCCTTGCATGATTTGTACGGTCGAGATGGATTTTACCTGCCATATGTACGCGTGCCCAGAGTGTTATAGGGTTTTTGACTACGAATGTATACGCGAATGGGCTGTCAAGTCGACACAGAAGAGTGTTACTAAGACGTGGAAATGTCCCAACTGCTACTTCGAGAAAAAGGACGTTCCCCTCAAAAACCGGCCCACTTGTTGGTGTGGGAAGAACATTCACCCAGAGCCAAACCCGCTAAATCCAAATAGTTGTGGTCAGACATGTGATGCCCCAATATGTGTCCATGGGTGTTCTAGCACTTGCCATCTGGGACCCCATCCTACATGTATGCGCATGGTTCAAACAAAATGCCGATGCGGCAAGAAATCAAAGGATGTCTTTTGTTCGGAGGCTCGGAAGCACCAAGAGCTGTTCCGCTGCGGCAATCCTTGCGGCTTAACACTGCCGTGCGGCGTTCACAAGTGCCAGCGTGAATGTCACAATGGCGTTTGCGGTGAATGTCCTGAAACGATAGCGAAAGAGATCAACTGTTACTGTGGATTAGAAAGCCTGCCTTCTATCAAATGTCAAGACGTCAAGATCCAGAGCAAGTCACAAGATGGCTCCGGCAAAAAATGGATCGGAGCATTTGCATGCAGTCGTATACGTACTGTCGAATACAGCTGCAGAGAACATTCTTTCGCTGAACCATGTAAGGCGCCACCTTCAATCGCCGGACGAATTCCGTGCCCATACTCCCCGAAAGCTTTAAAGACGTGCCCCTGTGGCGAAACTCCTCTGGAAAATATGGAAACTCCACGCACAAAATGTACGGACCCCATTCCTACTTGCGACGCGACATGTGGAAAGCTACTCAGTTGTGGACGGCACAGGTGCCCATTTAAATGCCACACAGGCACCTGTATGGAAATCTGTACCTGTTCTgacaagatcaagtgcTCATGCAATTCGAGACCGTTTATTGTCCCTTGTAAATTTCAAGGGCCGCCTCGCTGTAATACAAAGTGCGAATCGCTTATGTCTTGCCGTCGCCACAGGTGCGCAGAAAGGTGCTGTGACGGGAGAAGCCTCGCCCAGGTGcgcgaaaaaaaagtgttcCTTACGCGCGACAAATTGGACGAGTCATTGGTCGAAGCTCAGCACATTTGCCTGAAAAAATGCAACTTGAAGCTGTCTTGCGGCAGGCATTTTTGTCAAAGGAAGTGTCACCCTGGAAACTGTCCTCCCTGTTTGGAGAGCGATTCTAATGATCTTGTATGTCCATGTGGTAAAACAGTGGCACCCGCTCCGGTGCGCTGCGGGACAGTGCTGCCTCCGTGCAGAAATCCATGCATCAAGACTCTTCAAGGGCCTCTGGACTGCGGACATCCGCCAATGCCACACGCGTGTCACTCTCTCGACGAGCCATGCCCTTCATGTACAGCGCCCGTGTTTAAACAGTGCAAATGtggaaaaaacaagaaagtcaGAACTTTGtgctttcaaaataatGTCTCTTGTGGTCGTGTGTGTGGCAAGCAGCTTGTATCATGCCACCACAGCTGTACTAAAACATGTCATCGAGAGGGCGAGTGCCAGTCCATTTGTAAACAAGTGTGCGGTATTTCAAGATCAAACTGTAGCCATATTTGCAGATTCAAGTGCCATACTGGAAGCCCGTGCCCAGATGTCCCTTGCAATGTCACAGTCGAGGTCAAGTGCGGATGTGGACATCGCTCTTCGTTTGCTACATGTGCTGCCCACGAGGGCCAAGATCCCGCGGATCAACGCCCTCTCGAATGCACCGAAGATTGCGCCGCGGCAAGAAGACGGCTAGAACTGATGGAGGCATTTGGTATGAATACTGAAACAGTTCAGCCAACTGAAGGAATAGTTGATTTAGCGGCTTTGGCCGAAAAAGTTACCACCTTTCAGGAGCTCATGCTGCCTTTTACCGAGGCTTCCTTGTCGATATTTGCGAAGCAAAGCAACTGGTGCTCTCAGATTGAAGAACACCTGAATAGGCTAATGAGCGACATTAGCAAACCAAGTCTACACTTCAAGCCTATGAAACCTCCTCAGCGCCATTTCATTCATGAGCTGGCTCAGGCTTACAAGCTATACTGTGAGTCGCAGGACAAGGAACCTAAGCGATCAGTATACGTGAAAAAGACAGTCGACTCTCGTAAGCCTTCACTATCCTTAAAAGAAGCACTCCCTCTCTACCaatctttcaagaatgcccaaaaagagaggaaactgaaagagcttgaaagatccACCACAACGAGGATCTTAAACTACACCTCCACAGGTGAGAGTTCTCCGCCGGTCGCGCAGATCAACGGCCTTTTGATCCAGAAGGTCTTTGAAGGCACGGACGAAAAGACTATCGAGGCTTGTTTTGCGGACTATCTGAAGCACACACTTATCAAAGATCCAAACTATCTCAAGCTAGACTCTGGTGACGTTATGGTTTTTGCGGAAAATTACGCTACGGCAAGCATTAATGTTGAACGCGACATCAACAGGGTTGTTGGACATCTTGATCTTATTGCAAAAGACAGCTTTCTCGCGGAAGGCGTGACAGTATGCCGCGTTGAGCAAGTAATGGCAGAAGAGACTAACCGCTCCGATGAATCAAGCGTGGCTGAAGCGCCGGAAGATCCTTTATTTGTTTAACGACAAGTTTTGGCCAGAAGTCTAAATTTCTCACAAAAGCCTCGCATTGCTCGTTTAAGTCCCTTCCGCAGAAAGACATGCAGCATTAAGTTCCGACTCCATTCTTACTTAGCCCCAATTGCGCGAATAATACTTCAATCACGAGGCTCTTCCGGGTTCTCAAAATGTCATCTAATTAAATTGTGGAGAACTTCTATAAAAATTTATATAATCCAAGAGCGcgtcaagctcatcgatcAAAAGCACGCTTGGAAAACATGgcagaacttcttgatttcaCGGCTCAATTCACTGATCTGGTCCCCTCGCGGCCTTTGGAACATTTTGGCGATTCGGATCTCACTTTTGGAGGAAGGATCTTTCCCGCACTCAAAATTCATGAGGATGGTGGCGAAAGCGGGTGTGGTGGCAAGTTATGGATAGCAGGCGAGCTCCTTTGCGAGTACCTCTTAGAGAACAGCGATGATAACGGCATTCTATCTAAGCAAATGAATTTGCTGGGAAGAGATAAACCGTTCGTGAACATCCTGGAATTGGGAAGCGGAACAGGTCTAGTTGGGCTATGTGCGGGATCTTTGGCAAGAGCGAATGGCGGAAATGCTAAAGTTCATATCACTGACATAGATCAGCTTGTGCGTCTAATGGAAGGAAATGTGGAACTGAACGGCTTGGCGAGCGTTGTATCTGCAGAAAAACTTTGGTGGGGTGAACCATTGAAGTATGAGTTTGGACCAGACGCCATAAGCAATAAGACAGATCTTGTGCTGGCTGCAGACTGTGTGTACTTGGAAACAGCGTTTCCGCTGCTTGAGAAAACGCTTCTGGACCTTACAAAGGGAGAAACGCCCCCGGTGGTTCTCATGTCGTACCGGAAGCGAAGAAAGGCAGACAGAATCTTCTTTAAGGCAATCCGCAAGAATTTCAAGGTGGTACCGATCACTAGCTTTGATCGTTGTGACGATTTCCTTAAGCAACGTACGCACTTGTTCCAGTTGATAAGAGTACAAAAGTAGCCGCTTCCCCGCTCTAAAAATGCCGTCTTATTCTATTTACATGTAAAGAGGTTATTATGCCTTGCCCCCAGGTCTTAAACCTCTCGTGGCCTACAGTTGCAGTTCTTTCGTGTCCTCGGCCTTCGCGTCGGATTGGGGTTGAGACTCTTGAGCGGACCAGGATTCCGAAGGATTGATGTTTCTGGCAGACATAACTTCCGTCTGGTCGATAGCCTTTTGCTTCCACACGTCAATGATCTTTTGCTCCTTCTCAAGACCGAAGTCGATAGCAGATGGGCCGAAAACACTGCCGAACATCTCAGCCTCCTCCTGCGCAACTTGGTTTTGcacttcttcttgaattCTTAGTCGGTAAAACTCAAACCGAGCTTGGTCGTATGCAGCAAGGAGCTCCTGGTGCGCCTTTGTTCGTAGAAGATAAAGTGTTCTTTGGACTACGCTCTCGCCGTCCAAAGGCTTGCCTAATTGCTGGATTGTGCTCCAGTCGTAGTCGTGAGTTCCCGAATTTTCTACCAGCATTTTGGGCCTAGAAAGTTCCCATGGGTGCTGCTCGTAAAAAACTTCTCTCAGCTTATCCTCTGCGTACTTTAGCTTGGGTGCCGCGAACAGCTTGCTGCCGGAAACCTGCCTTTCACTACGGCTGGCCCGAGTCTTGTATGAGCGATTTTCCACACTATACTGCTCAGCAAACTCTGAGAGTTTTGCAGTTTCCTTGTTGGTAGATGGATTGACCAGACGTGGCTCACGCACGAATCTCTTGGAAGGCGGGACGAATGCTACAACATCGTACCAGGCAGGTGTTTTTTTTAGAAGACCCGCCTTTAGGTACGAAGAAGTACGCTCTAGAACATTGACGGCATTTTGCTGCACCTTCATGGCCCCAGAAGTTTTAGAATGTCGGTAAGACGCCTATTCCGATCATCTCGTTTTCCTTAGTCCTTTAACATCTCATtaatttcgaaaattttgcATAGCACGTGATTTAAGTTACTAAAGTACTTGTACTCAGagacttgaagatgttCTCACGTTTGTATATCATTTTTGACGTTGATATATGACATAGCGCCAAGATGCTCACTTCCTCAAGAGCTAGTAGAAGCGTTCTGGAGCTTTAGGCCATGTCCGCTCTGAAGGGGCCTTGTTCTCCAGACAATTGTGTTTGCCTCCAGCAAGTTGCGAGTTGCGAGTTCTTTTCGAGTTGTTTCGTCTACGGTAACTTGAAAATATACTACAATTAAGGTCTTCCGCACGAAAAACtagcagcaagaagaacgAAAACCTCCAGCTTAGACCTCACGTTCGACCTCCCGACATGAGTGCTCTATTCAATTTTCAAGCGCTGCTTCAGGTTCTGCTCCTACTTATCTGTTCGTGCACATACATTCACTCGCAGTGGCCATCTCTGTTAGACAGGTACAAAGAACACAGCATGCTAGGCGCCTTCTGGAAGTGTGCTCGCATTGGCGAAAGAGCTAGCCCTTACGTGAGCATCGCCTGCATAATTATGGCGGTGAACCAGTTTCAAACATGAGCATTAAGTACAGTATACAATTTAAGATCAAGGATTTTTGTGGTTAATTGTGCTGTGATTAGCGTTACAGTGCGCTTAGCAACATTTTGGGTGGCCCGTATGTTCTCTCTGTTGCCTTGAAGTGTCTAAGTGCTAAACCAGGAAGATTCTCTATTCTCAGTCCCAAAGCAACGAATGAGGTTTTCATGTCTGAGAGCTAAAAGTGAACTTTAAATTACGGTATGTTGTATAATTTTGTGAATGTACATAAAAAGTTACTTGAACTCGTACGTCTCGTTAGGTCCGTGAGTGAGCACAGCTGCTCTTTCTGTCCCCACAATCCTCTCCAACGAGAGACCGTCCAGTTTGGAGAACAGACATCTTACCACAGATATGTTCAAGTCCGCAAGGCCCAAAAATGCGCTCTTCCCCAAGTACCTCGCcacttcttcgaaaaactctGGGTTAGTGGGTGGCTTGTAAAAGATAACGGTTTTGACACCTTTAATTTCGTACCGACGGAAATGGTGCAACCTTTCAGTGTAAAGTAAGACTTTAACGCGGCCTTGTTGAAACATGGCCCTGTTAGACGTCAGTTGCCGTTGTTCAGAATATTCGTTGATATCGCCAAACAAGATCGTTGTTTTCTCCCTCAAATAATTCCTAACGCGAACAAAGTCAGTGTAGTCTGGAATGTACAGCAGAATTCCGTCTTCATAACCAGTGGACTTGACAATGTTGGGTACTATCACACTGCAGAAGTGTTTAAATCTGGAATCAGGCTCCTCTGAGACGCTCTTTCCCACTAAGTCAAACCTCTGGAATATGAGGCGTGTACGCATTCCCAGCTGTCCTAAAGAAGAGTTCTCTGGAAAGATGACTCTATGGTTTTTCCATCTACCGGCGTAGTTTCTGCACTTTCCGTTAATGAGAGAATTGGCAAACGGACTGGAGAACTTTGTAAAAATCAAAGTCTGGCGAAATAGTTTCGCCTGGTCATTGATATACCACATTTTGATTCTGCTAAAATCGGCGTCGTGCTGCTGTTGGGGAATTTTGTTTATatgctcaaaaatggaCGTTAAGTGTAACATGTTCTGGAACTCAATGCTGTGAAGTTGGTCGACAACCAGCAACTCTATGGATGACAGAAAGTCATcttgcctttttttcttgtcgGTGTTCTCTAGAATTAACTGAATACCCAGTGGGGAGCAAATTATAATGTCAGATTGATAGAAGTTGCTGTAAAGTTTGATAGTTTTTCTGGTGAACTTTGCTCCCAGgacaaaaaaatcattcGTGTTACCCTTGAAtagctgttgaaaagacTTGGGTTTGTAGCTGGGTGGAAgggcttcttggaaaaattggtctttgaacttggcTTTTTTATCCACTTGGTCTAGCCCAGACTTTTGAATAATTTTAGAGAGAATATCGTACGCCGCATCCCTTGTAGGAGCGACAATAAGCACCTTAGGTCTGGTGAACCCCTGGTCTAAAAGTTCTTGGTCGgggttttcttggagaCGTTGattgttcttcaaaatccgATCACGCGTCTTATAGATGTGATTTAAAACATGGAGAGCATACAAATCGCGGTACTCGGTCTCCTTATCATAATCTTCATACTCGTACAGCAAATCTTGGTACTGAAACATTGGATCAACGATCTGCTTTTGCAGTGGGGTGAGCTTGTCCTGGGAGTCAAGTAGATCATTTTGGATTTTTAATCTTTGCTTTATGAAGTATGAATTGAGAGATTGGCTTCCGTCAGGCGCACTCACAGCGCTGGCGGGTTCGTTCACGAGAGTAGGGCGAGAGTATATGAACTCTTGGTTTTTATCCACATGTAATTTACAAGATCTGTAGCGCACCTCTTTCGCTTTGAATGCGGCATCTAGGGCATTTGtgtctttttcagaaacGGAGTTGAAGTGGATTTCCAGAGTGTCCGGCTTATCTTCCTCCTCAAAGCCGGCAGCCAATTCTGTAGCATCTCCGCCTTCGCGAGTCACCCCGTTAATATCATCTTGGTGGCTACCATCATCAccttcatcgtcttcgtcgCCGCTAGTGTGCTCATCCATTAAGGCATTCTCGATCGCAGCctcctcatcctcatcctcctcctcatcctcGTTGTCTCGAGAttcgctttcttcctcatcctTTACGTTACTCGTGGGATCGGCCGAGGTTTTCTTGTCGTCGGTTTTAGTCTTGCGTCTAGCTGGCCCGCCGTGCTCAGCTTTCAGCAACGTCAGCAAAGCAGCGTAGGCCTCGCCACCAGCTCTTTGGTCCTGCGCCGGCTCGTTCAGTTCCGGCGCGGCCAATTtgtcttcagcttcagtTTCGCTGCCGTTGTTTTCCTCGTTCGCACTTTCTTCCGCAAGCCCGCGTCTAGGACCACTTGCTTTTCTAATGGTTCTGAGCTGTTTCCTGCCGCTCTTGGAAGATCTATACTCGTTGGAGCCTTTTATAGCGCTAGAAGAGCGCTTAAGAGAACTCATGCCGATTGCGAAGCCAACGAAAGCTACTGTAGATCGATTCTTTGGCGCCAACTTGtcagctcatcgccgatgagaacttcaaggttttcttTTATCTGCGAGACCTCGTTAAAGACGAGATCACATGCCTTGACTTTAGATCTTGTGTCAGTTTCTACAGTCAAGAGGCAAGCCCTATTCTGGGCAGAAAGCTCGCTAGGCATTCACGTCTTGATAGATATTCTTGGCTAATGCCCAGTGTTTCTCACAGTGTTACTTCTTGGGAGGTGCTGCTTCCCACACATGAGTGTACATCCATAAATTGGCCGACGTCAACCTCCACAACAGACCTTACGGAAACAAGATAGATTCAGAAGGACTTGTTTGATTAATTTGGAGGTTCCCTTCAGAAAATCCTCTTTCACAGGCGTGCTTCTCTTACTCTCTTTTGTCTTGTGTATTTTATCAGTCCGCGACAAGGATGTACAGAATGACAAGTGGAATGTAAAGCGGAGCGTCACTGTAAGGCGAGAGCTGTCTTAGCCAATAGCTGAAAATACTGTCCCAGAACAGATATGCAGGCTCAATTACAGGAGCGGAGCCGTTTAGAATCCCCGCAAAACCCAATACCCTGGCTAATATCAACTTCTATCAGCGAATAGCGCAACTTAGCAGGGGTACAATGAAAGAGGGTCCCAAAACAGACACAATAGGCTTTGTTAGTTAGTGttcctttttcaatagcATTTCAGGCCGCTATGTCTAGCCTGGCCCGGCCCAAGATTGGGCTAAAAAAATGGCAAAAGGCAGCCTCACCACACTTCAAGTCCTCTGGTACCGTCTCACGCGGCCTAATCTCTTGATTAATGCACGAACAAAAACACGGCTGATTGTCTCGGTTCTTGCTAATTATATGAAGCCTGGCTTCAACATCTGATCCACAGTTAAAAATTCGAACACCGCACtaacaaagaaagagtAACTGCAACAGTTTTGGCTCACTCCAGTAATGGATGACACGTTTTCAAGCTAGCATGCTGGTTTTTATTCTTGGGCCGTTCAGAATTTCTCACAATTAACTCGGGCGCAAGACCACGCGGTGTACGCCCCCCAACATCAAGTTAACCGCTCATTAAATTGAAAGCGTTGCAGCTTTCCAGACTCTACAGAGCATTACACAGTCCAGAATTCCAGGGGAGACGCCTCTCCAGGGTGAGCTTGTCGATACAGAGTGGCTCACCTTAGAGCCACACTGCGTAtaaagcgatgagctagcACTCCGAACGGACCGTTACCCAAAACCTAAAAATCCGTGTGGATGTTTTGGAATGATGAGACGACGCAAGACATCAGTTAAGGATAGTTAGGAGCGCGCACCGCTTTAAAGCACATCAATTCACTAACTACTTCTCATCTTACTGTTCCTAGCCTCGGAAACGACTGTCGCCCCGCCCCCTACATCGTCCGTTTTTTTTGCAGCATCCTACTTTGATTTGAGGTCTAGTGGAAAATGTTTCCCCGAAGCGTTATCCAGAGCGCCCGCGTGTGTCTCACGTCGTTCTACCTCCTCCTGATCTTGATCACGATCCCCATATCATTCCAGGTGGGAGGACTGTACTGTGGGCTATCATTCACTGTCACGCTGTTCAACTTGTATTTGATAACCACCACACTCAAAATCGCGGCTCGCGCGCGTGGCCTAGCAAAGCTCGCCAGCGCTGCATACTATGCCCAGCACTTTTTCATCCCGTCCCTgctttttctgtttctttcGGGATTCTCCAACGACGAGCTGAAGCGGCAGATCGATACTAACACCCGGCCCGATGAGTCGCTAATCGACCTTTTGCGCAGCACTACACAGTCCCAAACGTGGGTGTTCTACTATTATTACTACCAATATGTCGTGCGCCCCTGGCAGTTCATGCTTTTGCGGTCTACGCCTTACTTCACGCTCTTGGAGGGCTTCTTCACCGTCCTGGGCATTCAGGCCGTTGGAGAGACCAACAGGTGGCTGTCGCGGGGCAACGGTTCCAACATGTGGGTTATTTCGGGTCTGATGGCATCTGGAGGCGTCATCACGGCTGCACTTTACTACTTATACCGCATCTACGTGACGCCCATTTGGGAGCTCTCTGTCCAGACTGCGTCCTTGCTAGGTTTTACCTTTTCAATCGTCTCAGGTTTAGGGATCTACGGCATTGTTTCAGGCCGCGGGTCCACGATAGAATCTTCGCTGTTTTTTGCGTACATAGTACGTTGCCTGTACGAAATATCTCCACAGCTTGCGACGAGTGCCATGGACGAGATATTCACGCTTGTCAAGGAAACTTGGCACAACCAGCACCGCAGTCTGCGGTCGTCGGATACTTTGCTAACATACTACCGCGATATCATACTGAAGAATGGCGAGATGGTTTGGGACGCGATTCTGGCTCGCACCAACGTCAACGTGGGTGCGTCCGGGACGCCAGTATGGGCTTCCTGGAACCGCGTTCAGCCCCTGTGGAAGTTTGTTAAGCACTTTACATCGAGCGTTCCTAGCTCCATCCAAGAAATATTTTATTTGACCCTCGAAATGGCTCGCGAAGCGATTGCACCCGCTGTCGTGATTAACTTGTGTTTCCGCATCCTGATCTTCTACTCCGCCACGAGGATAATACCGGCGCTCCAGAAAAAACACAAGCGCCGATCACGCAGGTTTATGCGCATGCTATACTGGTACAGCCCCTGCATCGTAATCGCCATGTACACGCATCTGATTCTACAATACTCAGGCCAAATCAGCAACGACTTGTGTCTGTGGGGGTGCTTCCCGTGGTCCGTCCCGGACACTCCTAAGGTCGTCGTAGATTCCTGGGGTTTTTGGAACTGGTGCAACATATTTTGCACAATGGCCATTTACGCTTCCGAGCTACTGGGCAGCAAAAGCTGATAGACATGGATTGGCCAACCCAATCCGTGGCAAAGGGGTTCGTGGGCGTGGGCCAATGGATTCCGCGGTGTTCATGTGTTAATATTATTAATTTATAGACTTTCCAAGATGGCTTTTTCTCCCTTGAGATGGTCTCTTCAGCCGTTTACGTATTGTTGTGCTTCCAGCGTTAATGTATAGTAGTATTTTTGTTAACCAGGTATGCGGgtagcttcaaaaatcagaCTATAAAGCAAGTCTCGTCCACGTTCGCTTTGGAACTCAGAGCTTGACTCAATGTTGCATAATTCAATCATCCCGTAGAAGTCCACCACATATCTGGATCAAAAATAGCTCGACACACTAACACTAGCAGTGCTCTCCTGAGCACGCAAGCTATTATCCCAGCCCGGCATATTTGACTATGCGGCAGCGGCCAAGACCGCCTCGAGCTGCTACAAATTGGCAAATCCATGAGCCAAGAAAAGTAAGCTCCATTGGGTTACCGCGCAGTTGCAAGCAACAGCACGACAATCGTCATAACTATGTTTTGGAATCCAAACATTCGATTCCATTACCGAAGACACCACCGGAACCGCCAGGATCCCGGGGGACAGGAAAGCAAAGAGAGGCACAAGCCGAAGCCCATAACCTCTCTCAACTCTAATGAGTGGATTTAAACAATTTTAAGATTTTTAAATCTCATTGCGTTTTCCGCATACGACCTGGTGGGAGACTTTCAACCCAAAGCTTATCATGGGACTGAGCCCAGTTTGCAAGCTTCGATTAGTGACGATTCTTCGACCATGGATTTGCAAGg
The Lachancea thermotolerans CBS 6340 chromosome G complete sequence genome window above contains:
- the FAP1 gene encoding Fap1p (similar to uniprot|P53971 Saccharomyces cerevisiae YNL023C), encoding MTSGQDQIAEAEFDEGYVVVRADSETSEAFENVGEDLDEQDEQDEQDEQDELDEQGDTYDQPYYEKTIKEIAKGDRYPCMICTVEMDFTCHMYACPECYRVFDYECIREWAVKSTQKSVTKTWKCPNCYFEKKDVPLKNRPTCWCGKNIHPEPNPLNPNSCGQTCDAPICVHGCSSTCHLGPHPTCMRMVQTKCRCGKKSKDVFCSEARKHQELFRCGNPCGLTLPCGVHKCQRECHNGVCGECPETIAKEINCYCGLESLPSIKCQDVKIQSKSQDGSGKKWIGAFACSRIRTVEYSCREHSFAEPCKAPPSIAGRIPCPYSPKALKTCPCGETPLENMETPRTKCTDPIPTCDATCGKLLSCGRHRCPFKCHTGTCMEICTCSDKIKCSCNSRPFIVPCKFQGPPRCNTKCESLMSCRRHRCAERCCDGRSLAQVREKKVFLTRDKLDESLVEAQHICLKKCNLKLSCGRHFCQRKCHPGNCPPCLESDSNDLVCPCGKTVAPAPVRCGTVLPPCRNPCIKTLQGPLDCGHPPMPHACHSLDEPCPSCTAPVFKQCKCGKNKKVRTLCFQNNVSCGRVCGKQLVSCHHSCTKTCHREGECQSICKQVCGISRSNCSHICRFKCHTGSPCPDVPCNVTVEVKCGCGHRSSFATCAAHEGQDPADQRPLECTEDCAAARRRLELMEAFGMNTETVQPTEGIVDLAALAEKVTTFQELMLPFTEASLSIFAKQSNWCSQIEEHLNRLMSDISKPSLHFKPMKPPQRHFIHELAQAYKLYCESQDKEPKRSVYVKKTVDSRKPSLSLKEALPLYQSFKNAQKERKLKELERSTTTRILNYTSTGESSPPVAQINGLLIQKVFEGTDEKTIEACFADYLKHTLIKDPNYLKLDSGDVMVFAENYATASINVERDINRVVGHLDLIAKDSFLAEGVTVCRVEQVMAEETNRSDESSVAEAPEDPLFV
- the EFM6 gene encoding putative protein-lysine N-methyltransferase (similar to uniprot|P53970 Saccharomyces cerevisiae YNL024C Putative S-adenosylmethionine-dependent methyltransferase of the seven beta-strand family) — translated: MAELLDFTAQFTDLVPSRPLEHFGDSDLTFGGRIFPALKIHEDGGESGCGGKLWIAGELLCEYLLENSDDNGILSKQMNLLGRDKPFVNILELGSGTGLVGLCAGSLARANGGNAKVHITDIDQLVRLMEGNVELNGLASVVSAEKLWWGEPLKYEFGPDAISNKTDLVLAADCVYLETAFPLLEKTLLDLTKGETPPVVLMSYRKRRKADRIFFKAIRKNFKVVPITSFDRCDDFLKQRTHLFQLIRVQK
- the RSM25 gene encoding mitochondrial 37S ribosomal protein mS23 (similar to uniprot|P40496 Saccharomyces cerevisiae YIL093C RSM25 Mitochondrial ribosomal protein of the small subunit): MKVQQNAVNVLERTSSYLKAGLLKKTPAWYDVVAFVPPSKRFVREPRLVNPSTNKETAKLSEFAEQYSVENRSYKTRASRSERQVSGSKLFAAPKLKYAEDKLREVFYEQHPWELSRPKMLVENSGTHDYDWSTIQQLGKPLDGESVVQRTLYLLRTKAHQELLAAYDQARFEFYRLRIQEEVQNQVAQEEAEMFGSVFGPSAIDFGLEKEQKIIDVWKQKAIDQTEVMSARNINPSESWSAQESQPQSDAKAEDTKELQL
- the KSH1 gene encoding Ksh1p (highly similar to uniprot|Q8TGJ3 Saccharomyces cerevisiae YNL024C-A Identified by gene-trapping microarray-based expression analysis and genome-wide homology searching), which gives rise to MSALFNFQALLQVLLLLICSCTYIHSQWPSLLDRYKEHSMLGAFWKCARIGERASPYVSIACIIMAVNQFQT
- the UTP25 gene encoding rRNA-binding ribosome biosynthesis protein UTP25 (similar to uniprot|P40498 Saccharomyces cerevisiae YIL091C Protein required for cell viability) produces the protein MSSLKRSSSAIKGSNEYRSSKSGRKQLRTIRKASGPRRGLAEESANEENNGSETEAEDKLAAPELNEPAQDQRAGGEAYAALLTLLKAEHGGPARRKTKTDDKKTSADPTSNVKDEEESESRDNEDEEEDEDEEAAIENALMDEHTSGDEDDEGDDGSHQDDINGVTREGGDATELAAGFEEEDKPDTLEIHFNSVSEKDTNALDAAFKAKEVRYRSCKLHVDKNQEFIYSRPTLVNEPASAVSAPDGSQSLNSYFIKQRLKIQNDLLDSQDKLTPLQKQIVDPMFQYQDLLYEYEDYDKETEYRDLYALHVLNHIYKTRDRILKNNQRLQENPDQELLDQGFTRPKVLIVAPTRDAAYDILSKIIQKSGLDQVDKKAKFKDQFFQEALPPSYKPKSFQQLFKGNTNDFFVLGAKFTRKTIKLYSNFYQSDIIICSPLGIQLILENTDKKKRQDDFLSSIELLVVDQLHSIEFQNMLHLTSIFEHINKIPQQQHDADFSRIKMWYINDQAKLFRQTLIFTKFSSPFANSLINGKCRNYAGRWKNHRVIFPENSSLGQLGMRTRLIFQRFDLVGKSVSEEPDSRFKHFCSVIVPNIVKSTGYEDGILLYIPDYTDFVRVRNYLREKTTILFGDINEYSEQRQLTSNRAMFQQGRVKVLLYTERLHHFRRYEIKGVKTVIFYKPPTNPEFFEEVARYLGKSAFLGLADLNISVVRCLFSKLDGLSLERIVGTERAAVLTHGPNETYEFK
- the ICE2 gene encoding Ice2p (similar to uniprot|P40499 Saccharomyces cerevisiae YIL090W ICE2 Integral ER membrane protein with type-III transmembrane domains mutations cause defects in cortical ER morphology in both the mother and daughter cells), coding for MFPRSVIQSARVCLTSFYLLLILITIPISFQVGGLYCGLSFTVTLFNLYLITTTLKIAARARGLAKLASAAYYAQHFFIPSLLFLFLSGFSNDELKRQIDTNTRPDESLIDLLRSTTQSQTWVFYYYYYQYVVRPWQFMLLRSTPYFTLLEGFFTVLGIQAVGETNRWLSRGNGSNMWVISGLMASGGVITAALYYLYRIYVTPIWELSVQTASLLGFTFSIVSGLGIYGIVSGRGSTIESSLFFAYIVRCLYEISPQLATSAMDEIFTLVKETWHNQHRSLRSSDTLLTYYRDIILKNGEMVWDAILARTNVNVGASGTPVWASWNRVQPLWKFVKHFTSSVPSSIQEIFYLTLEMAREAIAPAVVINLCFRILIFYSATRIIPALQKKHKRRSRRFMRMLYWYSPCIVIAMYTHLILQYSGQISNDLCLWGCFPWSVPDTPKVVVDSWGFWNWCNIFCTMAIYASELLGSKS